Proteins encoded by one window of Streptomyces clavuligerus:
- a CDS encoding DUF6049 family protein has product MAEAAVFQGIPSPSPARRWLRRTASALLGVPLTAGLLGGMAASPAHAGPQAPSDASTVDVSLTTLQPMAPVAGETLTVTGTVVNKGKQPVTDAEVALRVGPQIYGRTGIDRAAQREDFHPDYDGTPVDDSFTVKLPRLASGVSRDFSLRVPVDELNLGDNGVYQLGVALSGSPGSQSYSQVLGIERTFLPWQPEALEKKTRLTYLWPLISSTHLTSETGSGNEQPPVFEDESLAREIAPDGRLGQMVSLGRELPVTWVIDPDLLAGVAAMADGYRVKREDGEGTVPGRNQELAKTWMSDLQAAVKGAKVVALPYADPDLASLAHRGKNVSGSLKQLQQATSVSASTVETLLHVKPSTDFAWPVEGAIDSSIVKVATSAGADKIITRGDSLRDQLNYTASAARPIGGGTTAVVADSRLSKAFQGDMLDSGRATLAVQDFLAQTLAVTLQDTDKQRSLVVAPQRTPTTSQARSMAAALLALGPQRWTQPLDLPGAAAFKPDPDATTRVPSTARYPEALRRQELPVQAFQDIRNTQDDLNRFSVILTQKDRVETPFGRAIDREMSTSWRGRPTEAQEYRTSVRDNLQVLTEQVRLIEKSQITLSGRSATIPITVQNRLMQDVDRLVLRLSSDNAARLSLDGEENVASRPIEIQAGHSESVKFDAMANANGQVRMRAQLFTEDNKPYGQEMEFTVKVSEITPTVMLVIAGGVLLLVLAGVRMYTQRKRAAAQEQPMADGPEPDDSGSTAEGSGAAAAQEGAPDGGQRPEGGIDGPDPGQPSDPTPDTGPENGKPSGTGEKVDR; this is encoded by the coding sequence GTGGCCGAGGCGGCAGTCTTCCAGGGGATTCCTTCCCCCTCTCCGGCCCGCCGGTGGCTGCGCCGTACCGCCTCGGCGCTCCTCGGGGTGCCCCTCACGGCGGGGCTGCTGGGCGGGATGGCGGCCTCCCCCGCGCACGCCGGACCGCAGGCTCCGTCGGACGCGAGCACCGTGGATGTGTCCCTCACCACACTTCAGCCCATGGCTCCGGTGGCGGGGGAGACACTCACGGTCACCGGCACCGTGGTCAACAAGGGGAAGCAGCCCGTCACCGATGCCGAGGTCGCCCTGCGGGTGGGGCCCCAGATCTATGGCAGGACCGGGATCGACAGGGCGGCGCAGCGGGAGGACTTCCATCCCGACTACGACGGCACCCCCGTCGATGACTCCTTCACCGTCAAGCTGCCCCGCCTCGCCTCCGGGGTGAGCCGGGACTTCTCCCTCCGGGTCCCGGTCGACGAGCTGAACCTCGGGGACAACGGCGTCTACCAGCTCGGGGTGGCCCTCTCGGGCAGCCCCGGCTCGCAGTCCTACAGCCAGGTCCTCGGTATCGAGCGGACCTTCCTCCCCTGGCAGCCCGAGGCGCTGGAGAAGAAGACCCGCCTCACCTATCTCTGGCCGCTGATCTCGTCCACCCATCTGACCTCGGAGACCGGCTCCGGCAACGAGCAGCCCCCGGTCTTCGAGGATGAGTCGCTGGCGCGGGAGATCGCGCCGGACGGCAGGCTGGGGCAGATGGTCTCCCTCGGCCGGGAGCTTCCGGTCACCTGGGTGATCGATCCGGATCTGCTGGCCGGTGTGGCCGCGATGGCCGACGGCTACCGGGTCAAGCGGGAGGACGGCGAGGGCACCGTCCCGGGCCGGAACCAGGAGCTGGCCAAGACGTGGATGAGTGATCTCCAGGCGGCCGTCAAGGGCGCCAAGGTCGTGGCGCTGCCCTACGCCGATCCCGACCTCGCCTCGCTGGCACACCGGGGCAAGAACGTCTCCGGTTCGCTCAAGCAGCTCCAGCAGGCCACCTCGGTCTCCGCGTCCACGGTGGAGACGCTGCTGCACGTCAAGCCCTCGACCGACTTCGCCTGGCCGGTGGAGGGGGCCATCGACTCCTCGATCGTGAAGGTCGCCACCTCTGCGGGAGCAGACAAGATCATCACCCGGGGGGACAGCCTCCGGGACCAGCTGAACTACACGGCCAGCGCGGCCCGGCCGATCGGGGGCGGCACCACCGCGGTGGTCGCCGACTCCCGGCTCTCCAAGGCGTTCCAGGGCGACATGCTCGACAGCGGCAGGGCGACCCTGGCCGTGCAGGATTTCCTCGCCCAGACGCTGGCGGTGACCCTCCAGGACACCGACAAGCAGCGGAGCCTGGTGGTCGCCCCGCAGCGGACGCCGACCACCTCCCAGGCCCGGTCCATGGCCGCCGCGCTGCTCGCGCTGGGGCCGCAGCGCTGGACCCAGCCGCTGGACCTGCCCGGTGCCGCGGCGTTCAAGCCCGACCCCGACGCCACGACCCGGGTGCCGTCCACCGCGCGCTATCCCGAGGCGCTGCGCCGCCAGGAGCTGCCGGTGCAGGCGTTCCAGGACATCAGGAACACCCAGGACGACCTGAACCGGTTCTCGGTGATCCTCACCCAGAAGGACCGGGTGGAGACGCCCTTCGGCCGGGCCATCGACCGGGAGATGTCCACGTCCTGGCGCGGCCGTCCCACCGAGGCACAGGAGTACCGCACCTCCGTCCGGGACAACCTCCAGGTGCTCACCGAGCAGGTGCGGCTGATCGAGAAGTCGCAGATCACGCTCTCGGGGCGGAGCGCGACCATCCCGATCACCGTGCAGAACCGGCTGATGCAGGACGTGGACCGGCTGGTCCTGCGTCTCAGCTCCGACAACGCGGCCCGGCTCAGCCTCGACGGCGAGGAGAACGTCGCCAGCCGCCCCATCGAGATCCAGGCCGGTCACAGCGAGTCCGTGAAATTCGACGCCATGGCCAACGCCAACGGCCAGGTGCGGATGAGGGCCCAGCTCTTCACCGAGGACAACAAGCCCTACGGTCAGGAGATGGAGTTCACCGTCAAGGTCTCCGAGATCACTCCGACGGTGATGCTCGTCATCGCGGGCGGCGTACTGCTTCTCGTCCTCGCCGGTGTCCGGATGTACACCCAGCGCAAGCGGGCGGCGGCACAGGAGCAGCCGATGGCGGACGGACCGGAGCCGGACGACAGCGGCAGTACCGCCGAGGGGTCCGGAGCGGCAGCGGCCCAGGAGGGTGCCCCGGACGGCGGACAGCGCCCCGAGGGCGGTATCGACGGCCCCGATCCCGGGCAGCCGAGTGACCCGACACCGGACACCGGTCCGGAAAACGGCAAGCCGTCGGGCACGGGTGAGAAAGTGGACCGTTGA